A region of bacterium DNA encodes the following proteins:
- the yajC gene encoding preprotein translocase subunit YajC has translation MPEFSLSPVFFTLLQADGAQQPPSMIGTLLPFALIIVVMYFLMIRPQQKRQKQHAAMLSALKSGDEVVTSGGLFGTIVGIDDKDGTMWLKIANDVKVKVDRSAVARVTSV, from the coding sequence ATGCCTGAATTCTCCCTCTCCCCTGTCTTCTTCACTCTGCTGCAAGCCGACGGCGCGCAGCAGCCCCCCAGCATGATTGGAACTCTGCTGCCCTTCGCGCTGATTATTGTCGTAATGTATTTCCTGATGATCCGCCCCCAGCAGAAGCGTCAGAAACAGCATGCCGCCATGCTTTCCGCACTCAAGAGCGGCGACGAAGTCGTCACATCGGGTGGCCTCTTCGGAACGATTGTCGGTATCGACGACAAGGACGGCACGATGTGGCTGAAGATCGCCAATGACGTCAAAGTCAAAGTGGACCGATCCGCCGTGGCAAGAGTTACCTCTGTCTGA
- the rsmB gene encoding 16S rRNA (cytosine(967)-C(5))-methyltransferase RsmB: MPTGTTASTARVVAADALVELEKTEEYADEVLSKHLGSSQLRGSDRALAADLYWGTIRWRGRLDSILTPVFHGDYRRADPVARILLRMGAYQLYGQDRIPDHAAVSQTVELAIQRLGKKAGGLTNAILRRLARERERWTTPPDGADDLARMSFLYSTPRWIVRELVERFGLEEAERALDVANHRPPITVFLMNLDGAEDFERELDEHEVKWEHSPFLDGYYRLHAPSFPLVQGWLDEGKVSVQDESAGLAAALLDPAPGEKVLDLCAAPGGKTLAIWRKMRGQGSLTAVDVDSHRLQRLQENLVRVGATEVQVIQADATTFAGEQYDRVIADVPCSATGLLRKQPDLRWRRKSHHIGLQHALQHEILDHAAELVKPGGVLVYSTCSILPSENVEIVQAFLKTHPDFLREDARGFLTESVVGGHGDLETFTHIHETDGAFATRLRRMSQH, from the coding sequence ATGCCCACGGGGACAACGGCATCCACAGCGCGGGTTGTTGCGGCCGACGCGCTGGTAGAACTGGAAAAGACTGAAGAATATGCAGACGAAGTGCTGTCTAAGCACCTCGGCTCTTCACAGTTGCGTGGCAGCGACCGCGCTTTGGCCGCAGACCTCTACTGGGGCACCATTCGCTGGCGAGGACGGCTGGACAGCATCCTGACGCCCGTGTTTCATGGTGACTACCGTCGTGCCGATCCGGTTGCCCGGATTCTCCTGAGAATGGGGGCCTATCAGCTGTACGGTCAGGACCGGATACCTGACCATGCGGCCGTCAGCCAAACAGTTGAGCTTGCCATTCAGAGATTGGGCAAGAAGGCGGGGGGGCTGACCAATGCGATTTTGCGACGGCTGGCAAGGGAGCGAGAGCGCTGGACGACACCTCCCGACGGAGCCGACGATCTGGCGCGTATGTCTTTCCTCTACTCAACGCCTCGCTGGATTGTCAGGGAATTAGTCGAGCGGTTCGGTCTGGAAGAGGCTGAACGCGCGCTGGATGTGGCTAACCATCGTCCGCCAATCACAGTCTTTCTAATGAACTTGGACGGGGCGGAGGACTTTGAAAGGGAACTTGACGAACACGAGGTGAAGTGGGAACATTCGCCGTTTCTGGACGGATACTACCGACTGCACGCTCCGTCGTTCCCGCTGGTTCAGGGTTGGCTGGACGAAGGCAAAGTTTCGGTTCAGGATGAGAGTGCGGGTCTGGCTGCGGCTCTGCTTGATCCCGCGCCCGGCGAGAAAGTTCTCGATCTTTGTGCCGCGCCGGGAGGCAAAACGTTGGCGATTTGGCGAAAAATGCGAGGTCAGGGAAGCCTGACTGCGGTGGACGTTGACAGTCACAGACTCCAGCGTTTGCAAGAAAATCTTGTTCGAGTCGGCGCGACAGAGGTGCAGGTGATTCAGGCGGACGCGACGACGTTCGCGGGTGAGCAGTATGACCGGGTCATCGCGGACGTCCCTTGTTCAGCCACCGGTTTGCTTCGGAAACAGCCCGACCTTCGCTGGCGCCGCAAGAGCCATCACATTGGCCTCCAGCACGCCTTACAGCATGAAATCCTGGATCATGCGGCAGAACTGGTCAAGCCCGGCGGAGTATTAGTCTACTCGACGTGCAGCATCCTGCCTTCGGAAAATGTCGAGATTGTCCAAGCATTTTTGAAGACGCATCCCGATTTTCTGCGTGAAGATGCACGCGGGTTCCTAACCGAGTCCGTAGTCGGCGGACATGGTGACCTCGAGACATTTACTCACATACACGAAACCGACGGAGCCTTTGCGACACGACTGCGTCGCATGTCGCAGCATTAA
- a CDS encoding lysophospholipid acyltransferase family protein, whose product MPPIGSKPPKLSHRVQYFALRGLVTVLGILPRQLRGGFGVLLGKVAYYLGIRRAVVAQNLLTAFLTLPPKGVRAVSRHCFEHFGCVATSLAALPSLTRDDLGKWLFFDGLEELDRAVAGGKGGLVVSGHLGNWEIVGAMCGRLGYPVSFVVTTQRNKLVEAWLNNVRSKCGVEIIPRRDALKGVLSALKRNRLVAILIDQDAHEDGVFVPFFGKLSSTPRGPAIFHQRTGAPLIFMSSRRISRERYCCRLKTVNVPDDSDQTQVMALLTQELETAIRETPEQWFWMHKRWKTHPPAS is encoded by the coding sequence ATGCCACCGATTGGTTCCAAGCCTCCCAAACTCTCCCACCGAGTCCAGTATTTTGCCCTGCGTGGACTCGTCACCGTACTTGGGATTTTGCCAAGGCAGCTCAGGGGCGGATTCGGGGTGCTCCTGGGGAAAGTGGCGTACTACCTCGGTATTCGCAGAGCAGTCGTGGCGCAGAATTTACTGACTGCGTTCCTGACTTTGCCTCCAAAGGGCGTGCGAGCTGTGTCGCGCCATTGCTTTGAACATTTCGGCTGTGTGGCCACGAGCCTCGCGGCTCTGCCCAGCCTGACTCGAGATGATCTCGGAAAGTGGCTCTTCTTTGACGGGCTGGAAGAGCTGGATCGCGCCGTCGCAGGAGGCAAGGGCGGATTAGTTGTTTCGGGTCATCTTGGGAATTGGGAAATTGTGGGAGCCATGTGCGGGCGTTTGGGGTATCCGGTTTCATTCGTCGTGACCACGCAAAGGAACAAACTGGTTGAGGCATGGTTGAACAATGTTCGATCTAAATGCGGAGTGGAGATTATTCCGCGCAGAGATGCCCTTAAAGGCGTTCTGTCGGCCTTAAAACGGAATCGGCTGGTCGCTATCCTGATTGATCAGGATGCGCACGAGGATGGCGTGTTTGTGCCGTTCTTTGGCAAACTTAGTTCAACACCACGGGGACCCGCGATCTTTCACCAGCGCACCGGTGCTCCGCTGATCTTCATGTCCTCCCGGAGAATCTCACGAGAGCGTTACTGCTGCAGACTGAAAACAGTGAATGTTCCTGATGATTCCGACCAGACTCAAGTTATGGCCCTGCTTACGCAAGAGCTGGAGACGGCTATTCGAGAAACACCTGAACAGTGGTTTTGGATGCACAAACGATGGAAAACGCACCCTCCCGCGTCCTGA
- the tgt gene encoding tRNA guanosine(34) transglycosylase Tgt, which translates to MLEDASGSGARRAVLSTEHGEIQTPHFFPVGTLGVVKTISPRELVEANVQAILANSYHLYLRPGLDILKQAGGLHKFMRWERPILTDSGGFQVFSLAEIRKVHSDGVRFQSHLDGSYHEFTPESVVNIQRHIGSDIMMVLDLCPPYPCSHGQADEWNRLTVQWAKQALVAEAEQPLLYEHRQNLWGIVQGSTYPDLRKESAAALLDLDFPGYAIGGMAVGEPKSVFHDLVPFTTELLPNHKPRYLMGVGFPEDLLRCVSWGIDFFDCVLPTRNGRNGCAFTWNGRVIVKTARHKQEFLPLDEQCSCYTCTTFDRAYLRHLFVCDEMLSLRLISLHNVHFYQDLMRQIRVHLEAGDFSPWMNRVLPQIEQRDS; encoded by the coding sequence TTGCTCGAGGATGCCTCCGGAAGCGGCGCACGCAGAGCCGTATTGTCAACTGAACACGGCGAGATTCAGACTCCGCACTTCTTCCCCGTCGGTACGCTCGGCGTCGTCAAGACGATTTCGCCGCGCGAACTCGTTGAAGCCAATGTGCAGGCGATTCTCGCAAACAGCTATCATCTCTATCTCCGTCCCGGACTCGACATTCTGAAGCAGGCGGGCGGGTTGCACAAATTCATGCGCTGGGAACGGCCGATCCTCACGGACTCCGGCGGATTTCAAGTCTTCTCGCTCGCTGAAATTCGTAAAGTGCACAGTGACGGTGTGCGCTTCCAGTCCCATTTGGACGGCAGCTATCATGAGTTCACTCCCGAATCGGTCGTGAACATTCAACGGCACATCGGCAGCGACATCATGATGGTGCTCGATCTGTGTCCACCCTATCCGTGCTCGCATGGACAGGCGGACGAATGGAATCGGCTGACCGTTCAGTGGGCAAAGCAAGCGCTGGTTGCCGAAGCCGAGCAGCCACTTCTGTATGAACATCGGCAGAACCTCTGGGGCATTGTGCAAGGCTCGACCTATCCCGACTTGCGCAAAGAGTCCGCTGCGGCCCTTCTTGATCTGGATTTCCCCGGATATGCTATTGGCGGCATGGCAGTCGGCGAGCCGAAGAGCGTTTTTCACGATCTCGTTCCGTTCACGACCGAGCTGCTGCCGAATCACAAGCCGCGCTATCTGATGGGCGTGGGATTTCCCGAAGATCTGCTGCGCTGCGTGTCGTGGGGCATTGACTTCTTCGATTGTGTTCTACCCACAAGAAACGGACGTAACGGCTGTGCGTTCACGTGGAACGGGCGTGTGATCGTCAAAACTGCACGCCACAAGCAGGAATTTCTGCCGCTCGATGAGCAATGTTCCTGTTATACGTGCACGACTTTCGACCGTGCCTACCTTCGTCATCTATTTGTGTGCGATGAAATGTTGAGCCTCAGGCTCATTTCTTTGCACAATGTCCACTTTTATCAAGACCTGATGCGGCAAATCCGCGTACATCTCGAGGCCGGCGACTTCTCTCCGTGGATGAATCGCGTGCTGCCGCAAATTGAACAAAGAGATTCCTAA
- a CDS encoding sigma 54-interacting transcriptional regulator: MKIKNWMESRYTIGTLVARSAAMRRLTEQAERVVQKPTPVLIVGEAGTGKRLLARAIHNSSERANLPFVHMPVERLTPESMEQLLVGSLRGEIGVFERAQGGTLLFGNIEDLSLVAQERLANAFASGAIRTAKGETLKLNMRIMCTANSREMAAKLSIGMFSEELYQSISSDVLSMPSLAERNADIPYLVQDILQNFAERERVSRPSVPYHYMELLTRVEWPENARQLRNHVESVMALSEGRFDPAVLLAHFDEIESPQTLKGLVKDLLQKLLPAPQAASATAVQ, translated from the coding sequence ATGAAGATCAAAAACTGGATGGAAAGCCGCTACACAATTGGCACGTTGGTCGCCAGAAGTGCGGCCATGCGCCGGCTGACAGAACAGGCCGAGCGCGTCGTGCAGAAACCGACTCCAGTGCTGATCGTGGGCGAGGCAGGCACAGGTAAGCGGCTTCTGGCGCGTGCGATTCACAACAGCTCGGAGAGAGCCAATCTTCCGTTCGTTCACATGCCTGTGGAGCGGTTAACGCCGGAATCCATGGAGCAGTTGCTGGTCGGATCTCTGCGGGGCGAAATCGGAGTCTTCGAACGTGCACAAGGCGGCACACTGCTATTCGGGAACATCGAAGACTTGAGTCTTGTCGCGCAAGAGCGGCTCGCGAATGCCTTCGCAAGCGGAGCAATCAGAACCGCTAAGGGTGAAACACTCAAATTGAATATGCGGATCATGTGCACGGCGAACAGCCGGGAGATGGCTGCGAAGCTGTCAATCGGCATGTTCTCAGAGGAGCTATATCAGTCCATATCCTCCGACGTGCTGAGCATGCCAAGTCTGGCCGAGCGCAACGCAGATATTCCATATCTCGTGCAGGACATTCTGCAGAACTTCGCCGAGCGGGAGCGTGTCAGCCGTCCTTCTGTGCCCTATCACTACATGGAGCTGCTGACGCGGGTCGAGTGGCCGGAGAATGCGCGGCAATTGCGGAATCACGTCGAAAGCGTGATGGCGCTGTCTGAAGGACGCTTTGACCCGGCCGTGCTACTGGCGCACTTTGACGAAATCGAATCGCCGCAGACGCTCAAGGGGCTGGTCAAGGATCTGCTGCAGAAACTGCTTCCTGCACCGCAGGCGGCATCTGCTACAGCTGTGCAGTAG
- the def gene encoding peptide deformylase: MEKPYDENTAAHKVIIYGHPTLRRRADVITEFDDELRAFAREMFATMEEYDGIGLAAPQVDRSVRLLVVGVPEEESDDKFYMAVVNPVITESSDSWDFEEGCLSIPDIRDTVTRPLNITMEYDTLTGEHKTLKASGMLARVLQHEIDHLNGVLFIDHLSPIRRGLLNGRLKRLERESQES, translated from the coding sequence ATGGAAAAGCCATACGATGAGAATACCGCCGCGCATAAGGTGATCATTTACGGTCATCCTACTTTGCGCAGGCGTGCGGATGTGATTACGGAGTTCGATGACGAACTCCGCGCCTTTGCGCGCGAGATGTTTGCCACGATGGAAGAGTATGACGGCATCGGACTCGCCGCTCCGCAAGTGGATCGCTCGGTGCGGCTCCTCGTGGTCGGCGTGCCGGAAGAGGAAAGCGACGACAAGTTCTATATGGCTGTCGTGAATCCCGTGATTACCGAGTCCTCGGACTCGTGGGACTTTGAAGAAGGGTGTCTCTCTATCCCCGATATTCGCGACACCGTGACTCGGCCTTTGAACATCACGATGGAATATGACACGTTGACCGGAGAGCACAAGACACTGAAAGCCTCAGGCATGCTTGCTCGGGTTCTCCAGCATGAGATTGATCATCTGAACGGCGTGCTTTTTATTGACCACCTCTCGCCCATACGGCGCGGATTACTGAACGGCAGATTGAAACGGCTTGAACGCGAATCGCAGGAGTCGTAG
- a CDS encoding glycosyltransferase family 9 protein encodes MENAPSRVLIIDTAWLGDVLFTTSLIGAVRASWPKSVIHFVTAPRAQEIVMHHPDLERVWIYDKHGTERGAAGINKLAGQLNEQTFDVCLCAHPSTRSRILCSKLEIPVRVGYEGFGAARAFSHVVKNDLAVKPDHVERRLDLLRALTDVREVPPLRVGMTEEELQSASRALAEWHIAEHERLALVPGSARHTKQWPVENFKTLAERWIDSRSGRSVLVFLGPREAGMRAEFESVRSGSVRVVQTSLRECAALLSACHATVGNDTGVSFLALAARCPKTIVLYGSTQVNYTFHPPHMALSAGVPCCLPRTGHGEAICRWTHGAPWCMSRIDVERVLSHLV; translated from the coding sequence ATGGAAAACGCACCCTCCCGCGTCCTGATCATTGACACGGCGTGGCTGGGCGACGTGTTGTTCACGACCTCTTTAATCGGGGCCGTGCGCGCCAGTTGGCCAAAGTCTGTGATTCACTTCGTGACCGCTCCGCGTGCGCAGGAAATCGTGATGCACCACCCTGATCTGGAGCGCGTCTGGATTTACGACAAGCACGGGACGGAACGTGGCGCCGCAGGAATCAACAAACTTGCAGGCCAACTGAACGAACAGACTTTCGACGTATGTTTGTGTGCGCATCCTTCGACTCGCTCGCGCATCCTCTGCTCTAAGCTTGAGATTCCCGTGCGCGTTGGGTACGAAGGCTTTGGAGCAGCGCGCGCATTCTCGCATGTCGTGAAGAATGATTTGGCTGTCAAGCCCGACCATGTGGAACGACGCCTTGACTTGTTGCGTGCCCTGACAGACGTTCGCGAGGTGCCTCCGCTGCGCGTCGGCATGACGGAAGAAGAATTGCAGTCTGCTTCGCGAGCGTTAGCCGAATGGCACATCGCAGAGCACGAGCGGCTGGCCTTGGTTCCCGGGTCGGCACGCCACACTAAGCAGTGGCCCGTCGAGAACTTCAAGACTCTTGCGGAGCGCTGGATTGACTCCCGTTCGGGACGTTCCGTATTGGTCTTTCTGGGTCCGCGTGAGGCGGGTATGCGCGCAGAATTTGAGTCCGTGCGCTCAGGGAGCGTGAGGGTTGTGCAGACTTCACTGCGAGAGTGTGCCGCCCTACTCTCTGCGTGCCACGCCACAGTCGGGAACGATACAGGCGTCTCTTTTCTCGCTCTGGCCGCGCGCTGCCCCAAGACCATTGTGCTCTACGGCTCCACTCAAGTCAATTATACGTTTCATCCGCCGCACATGGCGCTATCGGCCGGTGTCCCGTGCTGCCTGCCGCGCACCGGACACGGCGAGGCCATCTGCCGTTGGACTCACGGCGCGCCGTGGTGTATGAGCCGGATAGACGTGGAGCGGGTGCTTTCGCATTTGGTCTGA
- the prfA gene encoding peptide chain release factor 1, translating to MIDKIKNILRRVDEIEARLADPLIASSQTASTPLLKEAKELAPIVEKGREYLRLVDEISGARELSRGSDADMRSLAEAELDSLEQQLTQTEDELRALLLPRDPADERNAILEIRAGTGGEEAALFAGDLFRMYTRYCETRGWKFDIASMSEAEAGGIKEVVVEIRGNEVYGFLKWESGVHRVQRVPVTESQGRIHTSAASVAVLPEAVETDLEIKPSELKIDVYRSSGAGGQHVNTTDSAVRITHLPTGLVVAIQDERSQIKNRAKAMKVLMTRLLAIKREEESAKLSAERKSMIGSGDRSEKIRTYNYPQNRVTDHRINLTLYKLDRVMDGDIGELIEGLRLADRAEKLSRSAESLV from the coding sequence ATGATTGATAAAATTAAAAATATCCTTCGCCGAGTCGATGAGATTGAAGCAAGACTGGCTGACCCTTTGATAGCCAGCTCTCAAACTGCGTCCACTCCACTATTGAAAGAGGCAAAAGAACTCGCTCCCATTGTGGAAAAGGGCCGCGAGTATCTTAGACTCGTTGATGAGATTTCTGGCGCGCGCGAGCTATCCCGCGGCAGCGACGCCGATATGCGCTCATTGGCCGAAGCAGAGCTCGACTCTCTCGAACAGCAGCTTACTCAGACCGAAGATGAGCTGCGCGCTTTGCTGCTTCCGCGTGACCCCGCCGATGAACGCAATGCCATACTTGAAATTCGCGCAGGAACCGGCGGAGAGGAAGCTGCACTCTTCGCAGGGGATCTCTTCCGGATGTACACGCGTTACTGCGAAACGCGGGGCTGGAAGTTCGATATTGCGTCCATGAGTGAAGCGGAGGCAGGCGGCATCAAGGAAGTTGTGGTCGAGATCCGTGGTAATGAAGTCTACGGTTTCTTGAAGTGGGAGAGCGGTGTGCATCGTGTTCAGCGCGTGCCGGTCACCGAGTCCCAAGGAAGGATTCACACCTCCGCAGCCTCAGTCGCGGTTTTGCCCGAGGCTGTCGAGACTGACTTGGAAATCAAGCCTAGTGAACTGAAGATAGATGTCTATCGCTCCTCGGGAGCTGGCGGTCAGCACGTCAACACGACGGACTCCGCAGTACGCATAACACACTTGCCCACCGGCCTCGTTGTCGCCATTCAGGACGAACGATCGCAAATTAAGAATCGCGCGAAAGCCATGAAAGTACTGATGACTCGATTACTGGCAATCAAGCGGGAAGAGGAATCAGCCAAACTCTCCGCGGAGCGCAAGAGCATGATTGGCAGCGGCGACCGCTCTGAGAAGATTCGCACCTATAACTATCCGCAAAACCGCGTGACAGACCACCGGATCAACTTGACACTCTATAAACTTGATCGAGTGATGGACGGCGACATCGGCGAGTTGATCGAAGGCTTGCGTCTCGCTGATCGCGCAGAGAAACTCAGCCGATCCGCCGAAAGTCTCGTATGA
- a CDS encoding thioredoxin domain-containing protein — protein sequence MHTNALIHEASPYLLQHAHNPVDWLPWGDKAFEKARIENKPVFLSIGYAACHWCHVMAHESFENDEIAALLNEHFISIKVDREERPDIDHHYMQALQRMTGSGGWPLSIFLTPDRKPFYAGTYWPLEARYGRPGFVDVLRGVMDAWKTEHESVAVSAVALHDAIHAVVTPPPSQGKLTPELFDKAVRESKRTFDSDYGGFSRAPKFPHAMELAMLLRYFARTGDGSAKHMVEFTLDNMARGGIFDQIGGGFHRYSTDEKWLVPHFEKMLYDNALLLNVYADAAHLLSRRDFELVASRTYAWVSDVMWLSEGGFASSLDADSDGKEGTYYLWTPDEVADVLGDAADIYCQQFDITSSGNFEGKSIPNQLAAKVRLDNLVQTEDEWTMRAHELLRQRRSLRTPPARDDKALCDWNGLMISSAVRQAKSLETVSATAHRFLTPFERDGELVHSFLGERELRVQLLLDYAALGNGLLDLFCATGELRWFDGAYRLADEIERRFAKGDGLYYMSEESVAGVRPLDIYDSALPSGNSLSGNLFIKLFYLTGEERFRERAERQINAQLSYLEQMPTVFSQALLTAEWLMFPPEQVVVVYPRGKHTDFLSLPTHNRQVIHVFDDFGARLAEGHPLAGLLAGKTLANGVPTIYLCHNFVCESPTNDVSAVLKKMSRPWQN from the coding sequence GTGCATACCAACGCTCTCATTCACGAAGCCAGTCCATATCTCCTCCAGCATGCGCACAATCCTGTCGACTGGTTGCCGTGGGGCGATAAGGCGTTTGAGAAGGCGCGCATCGAAAACAAACCGGTGTTCCTCTCAATTGGCTATGCGGCTTGCCATTGGTGTCATGTGATGGCTCACGAGTCTTTCGAGAATGACGAGATCGCCGCGCTCTTGAACGAACACTTCATCTCAATCAAGGTGGATCGTGAAGAGCGGCCCGACATTGATCATCACTATATGCAGGCTTTACAGCGGATGACCGGCTCAGGCGGCTGGCCCCTGTCAATCTTTTTGACTCCGGACCGCAAGCCATTTTACGCAGGAACCTATTGGCCGCTGGAAGCACGATATGGCCGCCCCGGATTCGTGGATGTATTGCGCGGTGTGATGGATGCGTGGAAGACCGAGCATGAATCCGTTGCCGTTTCTGCCGTAGCCCTGCACGACGCAATCCACGCAGTAGTTACACCGCCGCCCTCGCAGGGCAAACTCACTCCTGAGCTCTTTGATAAGGCAGTGCGTGAGTCCAAACGGACTTTCGACTCCGATTACGGTGGTTTCTCACGCGCGCCGAAGTTTCCGCATGCGATGGAGCTTGCGATGCTTTTGCGATACTTCGCTCGAACTGGTGACGGTTCAGCCAAACACATGGTCGAGTTCACGCTCGACAATATGGCTCGCGGCGGCATTTTCGATCAGATCGGCGGCGGTTTCCATCGCTACTCCACAGACGAGAAATGGCTCGTCCCGCACTTTGAAAAAATGCTCTATGACAATGCGCTGCTGCTGAACGTCTATGCAGATGCTGCTCACTTGCTGTCTCGCCGGGATTTCGAGCTGGTCGCAAGTCGAACTTATGCGTGGGTCAGCGACGTGATGTGGCTTTCTGAAGGTGGTTTTGCCTCGTCCCTCGACGCAGATTCTGATGGCAAAGAAGGAACCTATTATCTTTGGACGCCCGACGAAGTTGCGGATGTCCTCGGGGACGCTGCCGACATTTACTGCCAACAGTTCGACATCACAAGCAGCGGCAATTTTGAAGGCAAGTCTATTCCGAATCAATTGGCCGCCAAGGTGCGTCTGGACAATTTGGTACAGACGGAGGACGAGTGGACGATGAGAGCGCACGAGCTCTTGCGCCAGAGGAGAAGTTTGCGGACTCCGCCCGCACGCGACGACAAAGCCCTTTGCGACTGGAACGGATTGATGATTTCGTCGGCGGTGCGGCAAGCGAAATCTCTTGAGACGGTCAGCGCAACGGCGCATCGATTTCTGACACCGTTTGAGCGCGACGGTGAATTAGTCCATTCGTTCTTGGGTGAGCGCGAGTTACGCGTGCAACTCCTGTTGGACTACGCCGCGCTCGGCAACGGTTTGCTCGATCTGTTCTGTGCTACCGGTGAACTGCGCTGGTTCGATGGTGCTTACCGGCTTGCCGACGAAATTGAACGCCGCTTTGCAAAAGGCGACGGGCTCTACTACATGAGCGAGGAAAGTGTCGCCGGCGTCAGACCGCTGGACATCTATGACAGCGCTCTCCCTTCTGGGAATTCACTCTCCGGAAATCTTTTCATCAAGCTCTTCTATCTTACCGGTGAAGAGCGCTTCAGAGAGCGGGCGGAGAGACAAATCAACGCGCAACTATCCTATCTCGAGCAAATGCCAACCGTCTTCTCGCAGGCGCTCTTGACTGCCGAGTGGCTGATGTTCCCGCCGGAACAAGTGGTTGTTGTCTATCCTCGAGGTAAGCACACCGACTTCTTGAGCCTTCCGACTCACAATCGTCAGGTGATCCACGTATTTGACGACTTTGGCGCAAGGCTTGCTGAGGGGCATCCATTGGCCGGACTTCTGGCAGGCAAGACTCTCGCTAACGGCGTACCGACGATTTATCTTTGTCACAACTTCGTGTGCGAATCTCCTACGAACGACGTGTCGGCTGTCCTGAAGAAGATGAGCAGGCCGTGGCAGAACTAA
- the prmC gene encoding peptide chain release factor N(5)-glutamine methyltransferase: MSESRRLIDLLTATGEFFKSKGIESPRRNAEALFAKALNVPRIELYVQHDRPLRDPELSSLRELIRRRARREPLQYILGQVEFCGANISLFPGLLIPRPETEELVAELQKQIPQEATVLDIGCGSGCISVALAAGTKSATVTAVDVDADALRQTMANALNNGVAGNVSTIHADLFDERFSSICNGPFDVVVSNPPYVREDEWQALQPEVRDFERKPALVSGPTGLECYVRIAELLPTLLKTKGTLGLEFGFDQASRIRELFQPLLGSLTIHRDMQGKERFLIGNR; this comes from the coding sequence ATGAGCGAGAGCCGCAGGCTCATCGACCTCTTGACAGCGACCGGTGAATTCTTCAAGTCGAAGGGTATCGAGTCTCCGCGCCGAAATGCGGAGGCCCTTTTCGCAAAAGCTCTTAATGTTCCGCGCATCGAATTGTACGTCCAGCACGACAGACCGCTAAGAGATCCTGAGCTTTCTTCGTTGCGCGAGTTGATTCGCAGGCGTGCCAGACGCGAACCGCTCCAGTATATTCTCGGCCAAGTCGAATTCTGCGGCGCGAATATCTCGCTCTTTCCGGGCCTGTTGATCCCGCGTCCAGAGACTGAAGAGTTGGTGGCTGAACTGCAAAAGCAGATCCCTCAGGAAGCAACTGTGTTGGACATCGGATGCGGTTCCGGCTGTATTTCGGTCGCGCTTGCCGCTGGGACCAAGTCTGCAACGGTTACTGCTGTCGATGTGGATGCCGATGCGCTGAGACAAACGATGGCCAATGCACTGAATAACGGGGTAGCCGGAAACGTCTCGACTATCCATGCGGATCTTTTTGACGAGAGATTTTCGAGCATCTGCAATGGCCCATTTGACGTCGTTGTTTCAAATCCGCCGTATGTTCGTGAGGATGAGTGGCAGGCCCTGCAGCCGGAAGTGCGCGACTTTGAGCGCAAACCCGCGCTGGTCAGCGGTCCGACGGGCCTTGAATGCTATGTGCGGATAGCGGAGTTGCTGCCAACTCTGCTTAAAACCAAAGGAACTCTTGGTTTGGAGTTTGGGTTTGACCAAGCTTCGCGAATCCGCGAGTTGTTCCAGCCTTTGCTTGGCTCGCTGACGATTCACCGAGATATGCAGGGGAAAGAGCGATTCCTCATCGGCAATCGCTAA